One genomic segment of Oncorhynchus kisutch isolate 150728-3 linkage group LG15, Okis_V2, whole genome shotgun sequence includes these proteins:
- the LOC109906105 gene encoding potassium voltage-gated channel subfamily E member 4: MFHRSVARKLFIPPQTPLRMEKSHNFTTHQVLLLQRANDASQTDKSNGNAYVYIFIVISFYGVFLVGIMLGYVRSKRREKRRSNVFTRLVHEEEQREWGALKKKHSITMTSFQVSLPFSAGSQDVNEGRVLSSPLACALFSIEQTSVSSLCSSADARFAIEEESDSGTAEGPDETLKGSSTDNSDDSAEIQILGEEL; encoded by the exons ATGTTCCACCGTTCTGTTGCTCG GAAACTTTTCATTCCACCTCAAACTCCACTGAGGATGGAGAAGTCACACAACTTCACAACGCACCAAGTTCTTCTCCTGCAGAGGGCTAATGATGCTTCCCAAACCGACAAAAGCAATGGCAACGCATACGTGTACATTTTCATAGTAATCTCCTTCTATGGAGTCTTCCTCGTTGGTATAATGCTGGGCTATGTTCGCTCCAAAAGGCGGGAGAAGAGAAGGTCGAACGTTTTTACGCGTCTGGTGCACGAGGAGGAGCAGCGGGAATGGGGCGCGCTGAAAAAGAAACACAGCATCACCATGACCTCCTTCCAGGTATCGCTTCCCTTCTCCGCGGGGAGCCAGGATGTCAATGAAGGAAGGGTCCTGAGCTCCCCTCTGGCCTGCGCCCTGTTCTCCATTGAACAAACCAGTGTCAGTTCACTGTGCTCCTCCGCCGACGCGCGCTTTGCCATCGAGGAGGAGTCGGACAGCGGGACCGCGGAGGGACCGGACGAGACCCTGAAGGGCAGTTCTACTGACAACAGCGACGACTCCGCAGAGATACAGATACTCGGAGAGGAACTGTGA